The following DNA comes from Acidobacteriota bacterium.
TCGTCGGCCCGGAGCGCACGGACGAGGACGTCGTCGGTGTCGAGGACGCCCGGGGGATTGTCCGGCGCGGTCGTTCGCGGACCTCGGTTCGTGCTCATGCGGACTCCTTCAAACGCTCGTGGCGCCAGGCCCCCCAGATGGCGGCGCCGATCGCCCCCGCATGGGCCGACTGCGGGTGCGCCGCGATGGTGATCGAGAGCTTTTGCGAGGCGATCTCCTCCCTCAGGGCCGCGACGAGGCCGACGTCGGCGGCGAGGCCCCCGGTGGCGAGCACCTCGCCGGATATCCCCGCGGCCCCGAGAAGCCGGGCGAAGCGCCCCGCCATCGAGAGATGGATCCCCTTGAGGATGTCGGCGGTCGCGATGCCGCGCGAGGCCATGTTGATGACGTCGGTCTCGGCGAGGACGGCGCAGACGCCGCTGACCCTCTCGGGCTTCGCGGCCGTCGTGGAGAGGCGGCCCACCTCGTCGAGCGTCACGCCGAGATACCGGGCGATGTTCTCGAGGAACTGCCCGGAGCCGGAGGCGCACTGGCTCGTCATCCGGTAGTCGAGAACCCGGCCGCGGCCGTCGATGCGGATCGCCCGCGCGTGGAGCGCCCCCATGTCGAGGGCCGCCCGCGCGCCTCCCGCCAGGTGCAGCGCGCCGCGCGCGTGCGCGGTCATGCTGTAGAAGTGGCCGCGCCGGAACTCGACGATCTCCCCCTCGCCGGTGGTCGCGACGTAGGCGATCCGATCGGCGCTCACCTCCGCGGCGCGCAGCGCCTCCTCCCACACGAGGGCGACGACCGCGCGGGTGTCGCGCCGGCGGATGCGCCCCTCCGAGGTCCCGAGGATCTTCGCGCCGCCCGGTCCCGCGGCGACGACGGCGCACTTCACCGCGCTGGTTCCGACGTCGATCCCCGCCGCGAGCGTCACGACGCGGCTCCCGGTGCGGAGGAGGCGGTCGCGTCGGCCGCGCGCCTCGCGAAGAGGGCGGCCCCGAGCGCCCCGGTGAAGATCGAGTCGGCCGAGACGTTCATCGGGACCTCGCCGTAGTTCTCGCGCACGAGGCCGGCGAGGGCGTCGACGGCCGCGGGGTTCTTCGCGACCCCGCCCGTGAAGGTGAACTCCGATCGGATGCCGCCGCTCCGCGCGAGGAGCGCCATCGCCCTCAGGATGATCGCGCGGTGGAGGCCCAACAGGATGTCCTCTCGCTTCTGTCCCATCGTGAGGCGATCGCGGATCTCGGCCCCCGCGAAGACGGTGCAGGTGCTGCTGATCTTGACGGAGCGCGTGGCGGTCTGCGCGAGGGGGCCCAGCTCGTGGAGCCCGAGGTTCAGCTCGTCGGCGATGTATCCGAGGTACCGGCCGCACCCGGCCGCGCACCGATCGTTCATCTGGAACGACGTGACGATCCCGGCGTCGTCGATCTGGATCGCCTTGGTGTCCTGCCCGCCGATGTCGAGGACCGTCGCCGTTCCGGGGAAGAGAGTGTGCGCGCCGAGGCCGTGGCAGAGGATCTCGAAACGGATCTGTTCCTTCGGAAAGGGGAGGCGCGCGCGGCCGTAGCCGGTGCCGACCGTGAGCTC
Coding sequences within:
- the bcrD gene encoding benzoyl-CoA reductase subunit D; protein product: MTLAAGIDVGTSAVKCAVVAAGPGGAKILGTSEGRIRRRDTRAVVALVWEEALRAAEVSADRIAYVATTGEGEIVEFRRGHFYSMTAHARGALHLAGGARAALDMGALHARAIRIDGRGRVLDYRMTSQCASGSGQFLENIARYLGVTLDEVGRLSTTAAKPERVSGVCAVLAETDVINMASRGIATADILKGIHLSMAGRFARLLGAAGISGEVLATGGLAADVGLVAALREEIASQKLSITIAAHPQSAHAGAIGAAIWGAWRHERLKESA